DNA sequence from the Electrophorus electricus isolate fEleEle1 chromosome 19, fEleEle1.pri, whole genome shotgun sequence genome:
ACAAACCTTAAACTACAGCAGTGGCAATGTGTAAAGTTTGCAAAGACAATATGAGACCAGAATTTCCTAAAGGGGCCCCTGTGAGTTTTTGCCTAGGGCCCCAACAGACTAGAATCGCCACTGGGCTTCAGTATGTATTTTCAGCTGAAAAGAAATTGGCAAATAAGTAAACAGGCCAAGTAAAattattacataatataattatttaaagtgaaatatttcagtaaataaaagttgTCTAACTTTATTCAAAGCTATTTATTCTAAAGTATTTTTAGAGTTTATGGAAGAATTGAATGATGGAAAATTAATGAAGTGAAAAATCTTGCATTCAATGTTCAAAAGTTAGTAAAAAGTAAGAGTGCGATAAGACATAAAAGCTATACCCATAAgggtaaataaaaaatagagtATGAGTCTTGAAGATATTCAGTAGTTTGGTTAAAGTATGAACCTTGATTATGGTTACAGCCCTAGTTGTAAATAACAAAATCAAAACTTTTATTCAGGCCAAGTGTCTCAGTAAATCTTTAAAAAGCTTGTCTATGGGCAAAATAGATAATGTAGcttaaagctttttaaaagtttttttctttcctctgaaCACTTCAAagcttatatttatttattcagtgatAAGATATATGAAAGTTACATCCATGTACCAAACTAGGCACTTACCTTTAAATTATGCATCCAAATTAGCACTTACTCATaacataaaacaatatatagACACAAATACGTGGTCTTAGGCAATAATAGGCTATATATCTGCAACCCATTGATTTTTGGCCAGTCATAAAtctgtaataataaatattttctttatgcaaacacaaagacaagcTTATAGTTAACTGTAACCTTATCTCATTAATGTTATAGGTTGCCAGTTGCCTAAGAACAAGGTATCGTTATTTGGATCTTGGTTTAGCTGATGACAGCAAACCTTTGGTAATtgaaatataaacaagaaaatTATCCTTTGCTCGTGTAATTTGGTCTTAGTGGTAGTATGCTCTGGGTAGCTGCAAAGGAACGAccagaagtagctgaaaggtcagtgtggatgaggagagtgcGAGCTAGTTGGGGTAATACCACATAAAGATGAAGTGGCCGAGGCTCTACAGTGTGCGATGTAGAGGACTGGGCAGGTGAATGGACTGTCATGTCTAGAATAGTAAAtccattcacatttacatttatggcatttagcagatgctcttatccagagcgacttacaaaagtgatttgtcatttactcacaggaTACTTCCTCTATGTATGCTTTAACTGTGTGGGGCTTGGTATGGATTCAGTTACCGGGGAGGCCAGTAGGTTTTTACTTTTTAGAGGTTAGATAAGTAGCAAGTCTGTGGTTTAAAATGAGTATGGAGGGTTGAGGGTCTGGGATGCCGGACCTCACTGTGGAGCTTTCCCAAAGTGAGACACCCACGAAGGGGGGCGCTTACATGACGACCGTTGATGGGAAAAGTAAGTGGGTTGTGTCCTATGGGAAAACCTTAATAGTTTGGCGCAGGAAAGCTAACGTCTCATCTTGTGTAAAATTCATACTTTGGCGTTGATCTTTGACACTTAGAGCCGTATGGGTTCATATTTTAGTAAATACACGCATAGTGTACAGTTTCTTTAATGTAggctaaacatttttgaaacacgggctttaaatcttttaaaaacaaaagaacggATTTAAAATTTGATGCACAACTGTGGTTAATTTTCGCAGTCGGTCGCATGTTTAACAGCAGCTTTGACTTCGATCGGTTGAGAAAAGTTTGTGCGGCGCGTCACCGAGAACAACAACCACCCGCAGACCAAACGAGTAGGAGCGTTAGCGTTAGCTACCGGGAGTTCACATCAGCCGCCGGTCAGCTGTCAGAAGTCGGTAAGGGATAACGTTTCGTTATCTGACGGAAAAAGCATGTCCGTTCATTCTCACGTTTAAGACGAAAAAGTTAGGTCATTTAAGTTAGAGAGACCGAGAAGAAAGCTTGCGCAGCTAGCATATAGTTAGCACACTTagctgaagagaaagaagagtttTCTCTGTAAACATCGTCGAGCTATTCGTTCACGAATCCAATTGTGGTACtgaaatgtatatacatacatttgtattgtttgcaaAACGTTAATCTATCCCGCAAATCAGATCTTTAGCGTTAACCATCACATCCAGGAAGCGGGTTTGCGTGTTAGCCAGccagttaacctagctaacctacGTTGGCTAACCAGCTACTAAATTCGGGGAGCTAGGTTATAATATTGCTGCGTCTATGTTTTGTGATAGTAGGCAAATGTGCAACAATtactttatatttgaaaatatgagCAATGTGGATAGAAAGCTCTGCTAGCTAAGTTAGTCAAGTTGTAAGGCGGAAGTAACTATCCAGTCAGCATAATGtaactagctaacgttagctagtcAATCTGTGAGTGTTGTTGTGGACAGATGAATGTCGTTAGTAATTCCTGCACCTTTAAACTGAATCAAAAGCTAGCTATCTACAATGTTTCCTTGCATTATATAGTTAACtagatttgttttggttttaggaTTAAGTCggtgaatgtttttttttgttttgtgcaatTTATGCAGAAGTATTGAATTGTGACGAGGAGAGTTGTGGCTAAATCATTGCTGTGGGTCATGAGCTCCTCTGGCCAATGCAAGGCCAGTTTATGTGCTGCGTTAAGTAAAGGACCACACAACAAGATCAAACGTTTGTAATCGACTTCCATCTTCAATGGTCTTTAGTAACTCAGAGTCCAAGATCAAGATTTCACATATTCTATTCCATGATTGTAGCAatagacattattattattattattattattattattaaaattcatTTAGTGATTTTCTCATACTCAATGATGCAGACATGTAtaagcttttacaatcactcacataCCGATGAGAAGCAGGAGGTAATTGTCACACAGCGTACTCTCTCTCGGAAACCACAGACCCCTGGAGGactgcaggggaaggggagaaggttaagaccaggacagagcaccaaccatcacacacacacataaaaaaagacTGTGGGAGAatatggaaactccacccagatagggactttcatttttctcatgtttatttctgatttaaatTAACTCTCGAGCATATTAGGGTGTTAATAGACCATGTTGAAGCCTATAAAGCTCCACtggattacatttacagcatttagctgacgcttttatccaaagcaacgtacaattatgactgagcacaacttgagcaatggaggcttaagggccttgctcaggggcccaacagtggcatcttggtagtggtggggcatgaactagcaaccttacgattacaagtcaagtaccttaaccactgagctaccactggataaaacaaatgtttgtataGTCTTTTTATGGCTATAAATTGTCTTAATTATTAGGTAGTGAAGCATTTTAAAGTTATATATTGAGATGTTGTGATGCAATGTGGCAAAGACAAATTTGTCATGTAATGAGACAAATTTAAAAGAATCAAATCTGATTATTATAAAGACAGTAAATATGCATGAATCAGTAAATATGCAtgtgaaaagggaaacaatgTTGCTATAAGATGGTGTGTCTAAGTTTTTAATCCGTATTTAGCCAGCTAGCACATTCAACAAATCGACTCAAAATCCTGACCAGGATGTATGTTTTTCTATTCTTCTAGTTTTCACAATGGCTCAGATGTTCACTATATCTGACACAGAGTCAGACACATCTGAAGGACCAGGAGACACAGACCAGCAAGGGGACAGCAAGGAACCTGAGCCTTCACAGTCTGAGCAACACCTACACGTACCTAATACACTCAGAGGTGAGTCAGTGTCTAGGCTAGGGTCTGTGGGCAATATTCAGGAGCCTTCATTACGTCATCTACTCTGTATCCAGGATGTGTAAATACAAAGCACCAAGTGCCCTAATTAAAAGCAAATCTATTTTTGTGAGTAACCTGTTTGGATAGGTAGTTTAAGGTGTTGGCAATGGGCCAACTCAAACAGGGGCCTTCCATTTTTGGAGTGTCATGTTTCCTGTATTTGTGACCATACAGTGTTTAGCTTTTGAAACTTGTATTTTGGATTCAGGTGTATAacaggcacacaaacatttttgtcttaCTACTATGTGCAACAGTTAATTGGACCCTATTGCCTGTTGTTACCATGTGTAGGAGAATGGACGGCGAGGCAGAGGAATCACTCAATGAATGAGGCGGAGCTTCAGGACTCAGGAGCTGAGTCTTTCCGTCGTCGTTCCCGTTCAGCTCCCCCAATTCTGTGGGCAGCCAAGAAATA
Encoded proteins:
- the badb gene encoding BCL2 associated agonist of cell death b isoform X2 yields the protein MPDLTVELSQSETPTKGGAYMTTVDGKIFTMAQMFTISDTESDTSEGPGDTDQQGDSKEPEPSQSEQHLHVPNTLRGEWTARQRNHSMNEAELQDSGAESFRRRSRSAPPILWAAKKYGRQLRKMSDEFDTLLDKGMKRARSAGAARQMHTSPSWFAFLWSHKESDTETSSSVTAPDTRPAE
- the badb gene encoding BCL2 associated agonist of cell death b isoform X1 — its product is MFNSSFDFDRLRKVCAARHREQQPPADQTSRSVSVSYREFTSAAGQLSEVVFTMAQMFTISDTESDTSEGPGDTDQQGDSKEPEPSQSEQHLHVPNTLRGEWTARQRNHSMNEAELQDSGAESFRRRSRSAPPILWAAKKYGRQLRKMSDEFDTLLDKGMKRARSAGAARQMHTSPSWFAFLWSHKESDTETSSSVTAPDTRPAE
- the badb gene encoding BCL2 associated agonist of cell death b isoform X3 — translated: MFNSSFDFDRLRKVCAARHREQQPPADQTSRSVSVSYREFTSAAGQLSEVVFTMAQMFTISDTESDTSEGPGDTDQQGDSKEPEPSQSEQHLHVPNTLRGEWTARQRNHSMNEAELQDSGAESFRRRSRSAPPILWAAKKYGRQLRKMSDEFDTLLDKGLNCNCAFIPPSHGVLSHL